CTTGAGGCGGCCGATATGGGAAAATTTGTGGCCGACTTTGCGCTTAACCAGGCGAGGTACTTCAACGGAAAGGTTATTCCGGTGTCGTCGACAACGCCCTAGAAGAAAAGTAGGCTTAGAGGTTCGAAACCTCCAAAATAGTGACCGAAGAGCCGACTGAAAGCCCTGAAATCAAAAGAAATGGAACAAAAAAGTCGACTCGGAAGGTTGAAAACAAAGGATAATGGGCGATAAGCTTACTCGGAAGCCTGAATACAAAAAAATAGGGATGGCCGCAACTCCGTGAATACTCCCCACAAAAAAGCAAAGGTTGGCAACTTGCCAACCTTTTACCTAATATGTCTATCGAAGGATACTACTTATACTCCTTGGGGGTAATCTCGTTCTTCAGAACGAATAGCCCGTTCATGGCCAGCGCCGCCATTTCGTCTTCGCCGGGGTAAACCACAATAGGAGCGGCAAACGAAACCATATCCTTTACGTAGTCTACAATGTAGGGGTTGTGAGCCATACCTCCGGTAAGAATAATGCCATCCACCTTACCCTTCAGCACGCTAATCATGGTTCCAATCCACTTGCCAACGTTGTACGATAGCGCATCCTGGAGCAGCTTGGCATCGGCATCGCCCGCTACGGCTTTAGCCTCCAGCTCCTGCGCATCGTTGCTTCCGGTAAAGCCCACAAGGCCACCCTTTCCGTTGATGAGCTTACGTACCTCCTCGTAGGTGTACTTGCCGCTAAAGCAAAGCTTAGCCAGCTGTCCGGCAGGAAGCGTACCAGAGCGCTCGGGCGAGAAGGGGCCTTCGCCATCGAGCGCGTTGTTAACGTCGATAACGCGTCCCTTTTGGTGGGCGCCAACCGACACGCCGCCACCAAGGTGGGCAACAATCAGGTTAAGCTCCTCGTAGCTCTTGCCGATGCTATTGGCGTAGGTACGGGCAATAGCCTTTTGGTTAAGGGCGTGAAAAATGGAGATGCGGCTGAATAGCGGATGTCCGGCAAAGCGGGCAACAGGCTGTAGCTCGTCTACCACCACAGGATCGGCAATGTAGGCCTTTGCGCCAAGCTCCTTGGCGATATCGTCGGCAATTAGGCCGCCAAGGTTGCTGGCATGCTCGCCCATAACGCCCTTGCGCAAATCCGCCTTCATGGCCTCGTTCACCTCGTACACGCCCGATTCGATTGGCTTAAGCAGCCCGCCTCTACCCACAATTGCGGTGATGCTATTCAGCTCGATACCGGCATTGCCGAGCTCCTTTAGAATTACCTCCTTGCGGAACGAAAACTGGTCGGCAACCGTAGCAAAAGGCTTCAGCTCGTTGGCCGAGTGCTTGATATTTTTTAGAAAGATGTTCTCGTCGTTGGCATAAACAGCAATCTTGGTAGATGTAGATCCAGGATTGATGGCCAATATTTTATAGCATTCCATTGTTATGTTGTTTTATTAGTTTGCCATTAAGGATGCCGTTGCAATGCAGTAGAGCTTCGACTTAGCGCTCTCGCTGCGCGACATCATAATAACCGGCTTCGATGTTCCCTGAATAAAGCCTCCCAGCTCGCCGCCGGCAAAGAGCATTAGCCCCTTATAAAAGGAGTTGCACGCCTCGATACTGGGGAAGATGAGGATATCGGCCTCGCCGTTTACGGGCGTAGGCACACCTTTTATCTCAACGCTCTTCGGATCGCAGGCCAAAAAGACATCCAGCGGTCCGTCGATGGTGCAGCTGGGGAGCTGCCCCCGCCTTGCCATTTGGCAGATGGTTGCATCAACCATCGTGTTGGGGATTGCCTCGCTGGGCTTTTCGACGGCGCTCACGAGTGCCACCTTGGGGTTAACGATGCCAAATCGGTTGGCCATCGCCACCGCATAGCCAACCATGGCCACCTTCTGCTGCAGCGTTGGAAATGGGATAACGGCCGGATCGGATATGAAGAGCAGCTTGCTATATGCAGGAATTTGCAGCGCACAAACGTAGGTCATTACCGCCTTGGGCAGCAAAAGGCCATTCTCCTTGTCGAGAACGGCCTTCAGGAACTTGTCGGTACCAATAAGCCCCTTCATCACCATATCAACCTCGTTGGTGCGAGCCATACGAACGGCCTCCTTGGCAGCGGCAGCATCGTTAGGGATATTAATGATGGTAAACTTATCGGGATCGACACCTTCGAACCTCAGCTTCTCTACGATTTTTTGCTCATCGCCTATCATAAAAGCCTCGATTAGGCCTAAATCGGTTGCCTCCGATACGGCACCAATGGTGTTTTCATCTTCGGCAAGCACTACCGCCACACGGCTTTTCTTTCCGGTTGACTTCAGCGTCAATATCAGCTCATCAAGGCTTTTGATAGGGGTCATATATTTGATGTGGTTTATTACTTAGCAACTAGCGCAGCAAGCGCGATGGAGTATAACTTCGAAAGGGTCGAATCACCTCTCGACGATAGCACAGCGGGAGCTTTCGTTCCGCAAACAATAGCACCTAACTCGGCACCGCTAAATTTAGTGCATGTCTTGTAGAAGACATTCCCCGATTCAATATTGGGGAAGAGTAGGCAGTCGGCATCGCCGGCAACTTCGCCGCCAACCTTCTTAACCTTGGCAACTTCGGCATCAATAGCAACGTCTAGCGAGATAGGGCCATCAACAACCCCACCCCTTAGTTGTCCGCGCTCCGACATCTTTGCAAGAATAGAGGCCTCGATGCACGAAGGCATGCTTGGAAGCACCTTTTCCGATGCAGTAATTACAGCAACCTTTGGGCGTTCGATGCCCAACATCATTGCAACCTCAATCAGATAGTTGGCTATGGCTGTTTTCTGCTTTAAGTCTGGGGCAGGAATAACTGCAACATCGCTTATGATTAGCAGCTTGTGGTATGCAGGAATTTCCAGAACAGCAACATGGCTAAGCACTCCCTTAGGAGGAAGAAGCCCGTTTTCCTTGTTGAGGATGGCGCGCATGTAGTTGTCGGTGCTGCAAAGGCCTTTCATCAGGATATCGCCCTCGCCAGCATTAATAAGCTCAACTGCTTTGCGGGCAGCCTTCACCTCGTTCGCCTCCTGAA
This window of the uncultured Acetobacteroides sp. genome carries:
- the buk gene encoding butyrate kinase, encoding MECYKILAINPGSTSTKIAVYANDENIFLKNIKHSANELKPFATVADQFSFRKEVILKELGNAGIELNSITAIVGRGGLLKPIESGVYEVNEAMKADLRKGVMGEHASNLGGLIADDIAKELGAKAYIADPVVVDELQPVARFAGHPLFSRISIFHALNQKAIARTYANSIGKSYEELNLIVAHLGGGVSVGAHQKGRVIDVNNALDGEGPFSPERSGTLPAGQLAKLCFSGKYTYEEVRKLINGKGGLVGFTGSNDAQELEAKAVAGDADAKLLQDALSYNVGKWIGTMISVLKGKVDGIILTGGMAHNPYIVDYVKDMVSFAAPIVVYPGEDEMAALAMNGLFVLKNEITPKEYK
- a CDS encoding phosphate acyltransferase, with protein sequence MTPIKSLDELILTLKSTGKKSRVAVVLAEDENTIGAVSEATDLGLIEAFMIGDEQKIVEKLRFEGVDPDKFTIINIPNDAAAAKEAVRMARTNEVDMVMKGLIGTDKFLKAVLDKENGLLLPKAVMTYVCALQIPAYSKLLFISDPAVIPFPTLQQKVAMVGYAVAMANRFGIVNPKVALVSAVEKPSEAIPNTMVDATICQMARRGQLPSCTIDGPLDVFLACDPKSVEIKGVPTPVNGEADILIFPSIEACNSFYKGLMLFAGGELGGFIQGTSKPVIMMSRSESAKSKLYCIATASLMAN
- a CDS encoding phosphate acyltransferase, yielding MAINKLEQMFELLKTRSKKRIVAAYANDSHTIGAVYMAIEKGLVDGTLVGDRETILKVCAEEGIDANKFVIVQEANEVKAARKAVELINAGEGDILMKGLCSTDNYMRAILNKENGLLPPKGVLSHVAVLEIPAYHKLLIISDVAVIPAPDLKQKTAIANYLIEVAMMLGIERPKVAVITASEKVLPSMPSCIEASILAKMSERGQLRGGVVDGPISLDVAIDAEVAKVKKVGGEVAGDADCLLFPNIESGNVFYKTCTKFSGAELGAIVCGTKAPAVLSSRGDSTLSKLYSIALAALVAK